One part of the Luteitalea sp. genome encodes these proteins:
- a CDS encoding NAD-dependent epimerase/dehydratase family protein, whose product MRALVTGAAGFIGSHLCERLLAQEAEVVGLDAFTDYYTRALKEANLHACHAHPKFQLQEARLQDAELAPLLRDVTHVFHMAAQPGVRKSWGRDFDVYVRDNIDATQRLLEACTVVRLERFVYASTSSVYGDEASIPMREEARLQPLSPYGVSKLAAEHLCHLYCQSYGVPAVSLRYFTVYGPRQRPDMAFHRFLKAAIEGRAVTLYGDGEQTRDFTFVGDAVSAALAAASRGGAGRVYNVGGGSRVSVNQVLALIEQLMGRPLKIERLPAQRGDMRDTYADTSRARQELGFSPETTLEEGLHAEYQWLSTISQSLVQSLRGSDHPEAIKG is encoded by the coding sequence ATGAGGGCACTCGTGACCGGTGCGGCCGGCTTCATTGGATCGCACCTGTGTGAGCGGCTGCTGGCGCAGGAGGCGGAAGTCGTTGGCCTCGATGCATTTACCGACTACTATACGCGGGCGCTCAAGGAGGCCAACCTCCACGCCTGCCACGCGCATCCAAAGTTCCAACTCCAGGAAGCGCGACTTCAGGATGCGGAGCTCGCGCCGCTGCTCCGTGACGTGACGCACGTCTTCCACATGGCGGCGCAGCCCGGCGTTCGCAAGAGTTGGGGACGGGACTTCGACGTCTATGTTCGAGACAACATCGACGCGACGCAGCGCCTCCTCGAAGCATGTACGGTGGTGCGGCTCGAGCGTTTCGTGTACGCGTCCACCTCGTCGGTATACGGTGACGAGGCGTCCATTCCCATGCGAGAAGAGGCGCGCCTCCAGCCGCTCTCGCCCTATGGTGTGAGCAAGCTGGCTGCCGAGCACCTGTGCCACCTGTATTGCCAGTCGTACGGCGTCCCGGCTGTCTCACTCCGCTACTTCACGGTCTATGGGCCGCGGCAACGACCAGACATGGCGTTTCACCGCTTTCTCAAGGCCGCCATCGAGGGGCGCGCCGTCACCCTGTATGGCGACGGCGAGCAAACGCGCGATTTCACGTTCGTTGGCGACGCCGTTTCGGCGGCCCTGGCGGCCGCAAGCCGTGGAGGCGCCGGACGCGTCTACAACGTCGGCGGGGGCTCTCGGGTGTCGGTGAATCAGGTTCTCGCCCTCATCGAGCAGCTGATGGGAAGACCTCTGAAGATAGAGCGACTTCCGGCGCAACGAGGCGACATGCGCGATACGTACGCTGACACATCGCGCGCGCGCCAAGAGCTCGGCTTTTCACCCGAGACGACCCTCGAAGAAGGACTTCACGCAGAGTATCAATGGCTCAGCACGATTTCGCAATCGCTCGTCCAGTCTTTGCGCGGCTCGGATCATCCCGAGGCGATCAAGGGATGA
- a CDS encoding YbgC/FadM family acyl-CoA thioesterase has product MVEGATKVRVRYAETDKMGVVYYANYFVWFEVGRCELLRTLGWTYRDMEENGVSLPVLEASCAYLRPSFYDDELEVRTAGRVVSRVRVGFDYQVVRTADGLVTATGRTVHAPLDRERRPCRLPGTIREALA; this is encoded by the coding sequence ATGGTTGAAGGGGCCACCAAGGTCCGCGTGCGGTATGCGGAGACCGACAAAATGGGCGTGGTCTACTACGCCAACTACTTCGTCTGGTTCGAGGTCGGCCGCTGCGAGCTGCTCCGAACGCTTGGGTGGACCTATCGCGATATGGAGGAGAACGGAGTCTCGTTGCCGGTGCTGGAAGCCAGTTGTGCCTACCTCCGGCCGAGCTTCTATGACGATGAGTTGGAAGTGCGCACGGCGGGACGTGTGGTGTCGCGCGTCCGGGTCGGCTTCGATTATCAGGTCGTCCGCACCGCCGACGGCCTGGTGACCGCCACGGGCCGTACCGTGCACGCGCCACTAGACCGTGAGCGGCGGCCCTGCCGCCTGCCCGGGACAATTCGTGAGGCGCTCGCATGA
- a CDS encoding ribulose-phosphate 3-epimerase, whose amino-acid sequence MSVRIASSILAADFAALGEAVRATEEGGADWIHVDVMDGHFVPNITIGPPVVAALKRVARVPLDVHLMITEPDRYLEAFAEAGANHLIVHVEATPHLHRTVHRIQELGLRAGVALNPSTPIAAIEEMAADLDIVLLMSVNPGFGGQAFIPRSTSKVRAVRGLLERTGSRALVSIDGGIDTSNAALVVDAGVDVLIAGTTIFGTDDAGEATRALRRSATRGLAASDRDSLLTGDAHG is encoded by the coding sequence ATGAGCGTGCGGATCGCCTCCTCTATTCTGGCGGCCGACTTCGCCGCGCTTGGCGAGGCGGTCCGCGCGACCGAGGAGGGAGGCGCCGATTGGATACACGTGGACGTGATGGATGGCCATTTCGTGCCGAACATCACGATTGGCCCGCCGGTCGTGGCGGCGCTCAAGCGCGTGGCCCGCGTTCCGCTCGACGTGCACCTCATGATCACCGAGCCAGATCGCTATCTGGAGGCATTCGCGGAAGCAGGTGCGAATCACCTCATCGTGCACGTGGAGGCGACGCCCCATCTGCACCGCACGGTCCATCGAATTCAGGAGCTCGGTCTCCGGGCCGGCGTCGCGCTCAACCCCTCGACGCCGATCGCGGCGATCGAAGAAATGGCCGCCGATCTCGACATCGTGCTGCTCATGTCGGTGAACCCCGGGTTCGGCGGACAGGCCTTCATTCCCCGCAGCACGTCCAAAGTACGGGCGGTGCGCGGCCTGCTCGAGCGAACGGGAAGCCGCGCGCTGGTCTCCATTGATGGTGGTATCGATACCAGCAACGCCGCCCTCGTCGTCGATGCTGGCGTCGACGTGTTGATCGCCGGGACGACGATCTTTGGCACCGACGACGCGGGCGAGGCAACCAGGGCCCTCCGCCGATCGGCGACACGCGGTCTCGCCGCGTCCGACCGCGACAGCCTGCTGACCGGTGACGCCCATGGTTGA
- a CDS encoding PASTA domain-containing protein, with translation MALSTRVWGAGRFVILGAALLAAFVISFGVAMRLAVRSRDVAVPSLVGRTVNVASRSLTDLGLPLKVEEQARRDPAVPAGVIVAQEPTAGTRTRPPRSVRVWVSAGTGARAVPSFVGAPERTAALRVESDGLKLLSGAVVRTADYPVGSVIAQAPGAGQRSDGVALLVNQGEQGRSYVMPDLIGTVSANAAEALRARGFRVAETNSYQYPGVPPGIVLRQAPQAGYQIAPGDAISLEVSR, from the coding sequence ATGGCGCTCTCGACGCGTGTCTGGGGTGCGGGACGGTTTGTCATACTCGGAGCCGCCCTCCTGGCTGCCTTCGTGATCTCCTTTGGCGTTGCCATGCGCCTGGCGGTCCGCTCACGCGATGTGGCGGTGCCGAGCCTCGTCGGCCGGACGGTCAATGTGGCCAGCCGTTCGCTGACCGACCTCGGCCTGCCGCTGAAGGTCGAAGAACAGGCACGGCGTGACCCGGCGGTGCCAGCAGGCGTGATCGTGGCGCAGGAGCCTACCGCCGGCACGCGGACGCGGCCGCCGCGGAGCGTGCGCGTGTGGGTGAGCGCGGGAACGGGCGCACGGGCCGTCCCGTCGTTTGTCGGTGCGCCAGAGCGAACGGCGGCGCTGCGAGTCGAAAGCGACGGCCTGAAGCTCTTGTCTGGCGCAGTGGTGAGGACAGCCGATTATCCCGTCGGCAGCGTGATAGCGCAGGCGCCAGGAGCGGGCCAGCGCAGCGACGGCGTGGCTTTGCTCGTGAATCAGGGCGAGCAAGGGCGCTCGTACGTCATGCCAGATCTCATAGGAACCGTCAGCGCCAACGCAGCCGAGGCGCTGCGGGCGCGCGGCTTTCGCGTGGCGGAGACCAACAGCTATCAGTATCCCGGCGTCCCACCCGGCATCGTGTTGCGGCAGGCACCGCAGGCCGGCTATCAGATTGCGCCTGGCGATGCGATCTCCTTGGAGGTCAGTCGATGA